Part of the Choloepus didactylus isolate mChoDid1 chromosome 10, mChoDid1.pri, whole genome shotgun sequence genome is shown below.
AATAAGTGTAAAAGAAATTTAAGTTCTGTGCCTGGGATGATACAAGACCAACACACTATGTGAGGACAGCTGGAGCTGGAGGGTAACCTTCCCTGGGTAATTGCCAAAATTCCTGGGACTGGACTACAAAAGGCTATGAAATTGGTGGATCTCAAACCAAGATCTCCAAGGGATAAGGGCATCAAGTAATATCTGGGTTACAGGTGGGAGGGACAGAAAAGTGGACTAGGGCCTATGTATGACAGGACGCTAGGGTATAGTTGGAAAGGAGGGTGGGAGGCTCtcctgagggtggggaggggctgtggGGTCATCCTCCTCCTtttgtcccctccccaccctcaggaGCCCTTTGTGATGAGTCCATAGCTCTGTGATGCCGGCCTGGAACTCTAGACTGGAGCATGCTCTAAGTGGCAGCTGGAAGTTCCTCTTTCATCAGCCCTGATGTGCAGGACAGCGGGGCCTCCCAGGCCCACAGGTCAAGCTCCCTCCTTCCTGGAAGACCAGCTCCAAGGGCAGCAATGGAATTCAGACGATGCAGAATCATCTCTTTCCTCTGAGAAGCATTAGTACCCCTAAATGTATATGGCTGAGCTCCACTTCACTTCCTGGCTTATTAATTCCATCCTCGCCCTCCTGTGTGGAGTGGGGCTCTACTTCCTGTTACTCCCCCACCTCCAGAGTATCCCATCTTTACCGCCACCTGAGAAATACAGGTACATCAAGAAGGTGAAGAACCCTTGGCCCAGCCCCAACAGAGGTTGATTCTCTTTCTCTGTTCTGTTTTCCACTTTTCTAAACTAACTAGAGAGACTGTGAGGTGGGAAATCTCAGGAAAGAAGAGAATTTCATCCTTCTAGGGTCCAGCCAGGCAGGGCAAGGTTTAGAGTGAGCACTAAGGTTTCTACCTGAAGAGATCAGCCCATCTGTCTGGGTTGGGAGAGGCTCCAAACACGGGGACTCAGAAGACGATGATGGGATCTCAGAGAGAGTTCTGGATCTCTGCTGGAACACAGAGCCCTCAGCACTGGTGCATCTGTCACCTCCCCTTAACCAGGTGTCTCTGGGGCTTTCCTTAGTGTTGACACTGATCTAGAGAATGCTGTTGAGCCCATGAGAGCCTCTGATCAGAGGCTGGAGCCGAGCTCTAGCCCTGGGAGGCAGAATCCTATCGGACAGAGCACAGATATGCTTTTGAATCCTAGAGTATGTCCCCTTCTTGAGCACAGGTATTAGTGACTGAAGAAATCCACTATGGATCTCACATATGGAATCCTCCTTTGCATTTTTCagagaatgaaaacagaaaatatttttacccactgtagaaaaaaaataaacagaaaaaaatagagctCCATTTTAATTAAATGTATAAAGCCATATTATTCATTAATACTGAATGTCTGCAGCGTGTCTTGACAGAGGAGAGAACTGGGTCCCAGCCCCTCATTCTTTTCTGATCTTTCAGTGTCAAGGGAAGACAagggggaggagcaggaggtGACGGAAAAGTGGAGCTTTAAAAGGTAAGGTTCTGCCCCTCAATGATGCACACCCCCAAGCGTTGACTTCAGTTTCTCCTGTCCCTGAGGGCCCATGGTCATGCAGGGTGTTGGGTGCTAGAGCATGTCCATTTGAGGAAACAGAAACCTCAAGGGAGGCTCTTGGGAGGGAAATTCAAGCCCAGGATCCTTGTCAGCTTCCCTGCTGGGACTTTTCACGGGAATGAAGGAGTGATGGGCCTGGGCAATGGGTGCTGCCCATTAGAGGACAGTGTGGGATTTAATGGACAGAAAACTGGCTGGATTTGGAGTAGGAACATCCAGGTCCAACTGTGGACAAGTGGTTTAACTTCCCTAAGGCTCAGATTCCTCCTTGAGATGTTGCAGTGGATAATGGATATTGGTGCACTTTGTAAATGATACAGCCCTACCCACACATGAACCTACTCTTGCATCAGGgatcatgtgaccttgggcacagaTGCTTGGCTCCAGAGTCTAAACTCCCAATGGTTTCCCCTAAGGGATATTCCACTCAGCTTCCGTAGGCCCCTACCTTCATCATCCATAACCCAACCCCTTGGTTTCCAGCTTGCAAAGGTGGCCTGGGAAAATTAGAAGAGGCTCAGTGCCTTTCCCTTACTCTCTATTGTTCACCTTCCTACTAAGCCCTATGCAATTCCAGGGGAAGGGGACCCCATGGGGACAGATGAGACAGAAAGCCCTGGGGTGAGGGAGGGCAGGAGTGTGGTGAGGTTGGGTGTGGGGTGCAGAGGGACTGTGTGCCTCAGATTCTCCCATCTCTGCCAGGCTCTCCTGTCTCCGTTCTGCTCCTGGCTGCAGCTTGTGCCTCCTATCTCCTGCAGCCACCTGGGTCAGCTCCCTGACAAGGGCAACTTTCATCAGCTCTTATGTCAAGACCCCTCTGCTGAGGTGTGCAAAAAGCACCTGCTGAAGCCCATCTGCCACGTGAGGAACCCGTAGACAACGCTGCTCCCGCTGTGTTCCCTTTGGCTTCCACAGCTCCCCTGACCGAGCCCCATCTACCTCTGGCCTCTATCCTCTTACTGGGTCTGCCAATTCCTGTTTCTGTTGTTTCACACTCACCTTTGAGTGCATCTTGGCCACCAGAGACTTTTCTACTTCTAGACCATCTCTCACCCCGTCTACGCACGCTTTCTCTTCCCCCACCATATCTCCCTGTTTCATTTGCCACTAACAGCCTTCTCTGCTCCACCGTGGCCAGACTCCACATTGACTTTTTCTCAGTGTGACCTGATGGCACTCCCACTGAGCACGTCTCCAGATGACAACTCTTGGTTAGCTTCTTCTGACCCAGCAACCTCAGACCTTGACCACTCAAGGCATCCCATTTTAACCCTCTCCTGGTGGCAGACAGCTGCCAAAGCTTTGCTTTTCCCTAACTCAAAACAGTGTGAGTCTCCAAAACAGCAACTTTCCCAACACCCACAAGAGGCTTCTTTCTGGGGAGGCCCCATGGAGGCTAGCGGTCCCTATTTCTTCAGCCCTGATGTCGAGAAGCCCCTGGAGATACAAGTCACAAAGAGAGTTGAGTTCAAGATTTGGGAGGAGAATGAAAAGGATGGATCATTTCTAAAGCCAATGAGCCCAGACTACCAACTGAACTCTCTGGAGAATATGATGAAGTCACTTGGAGACCAACAGGATATCACAGTCCCCCAACCCTTCTGGAACAGCAAAGACAAACCAGAGCAACTCCTCAGTCCACAGCAACTCTCATATCACACAGTCTGGCAGGACAGTTTGAAACAGAAATATAACCAGCTTTTTTGGGGGCTCCCCTCTCTGCACAGTGAATCCCTTGTGGCTACTGCCTGGGTCTCTGGGAGCTCTGCCCCACTACAGTGTACTTCTTTCTTATTCAATAGAATCTCTAATTCCTGCCCAGTTCAAATGCAGACCAAACTACCTTCCCTGCTTCCTCAACATCAGTCCCGTTCAGAGCCCCATTCCCAACACTTGATTCCAAATATGCCCCAACCCCAGCCTGCATTTCTGTCCCAAAGGCATTCTCAGTTCTCATCTGTGGCTCATGTCCAGACCCGGGCCCATCTCCAATCCTCTCTCCCAGTCCTACCACCTTCTTCTACAACCCAGATTAGGGCCTCTGGAGAATCTTGCTCTATATCCCAGAATGAGACACAATCTGTTATCGCAACTGAAAGTCAACATCTAAAATGCCCCATGTTGCAGAAGCAAGTAGGAAGTGGATGCAGTGTATCCTCTCTGGCCGAGAAATCTCAGGAAACCTTCAGTTCTCTGACTTGCAACATTTCCCAGGACAGCTGCACCTCCTGGGCCAAAAGCTCAATCTCCACCATTTCTGAGCATGTTCCATTCAGCCCTTCTCTCCAGAAGGAACTGGAGCAACACCTTCAACAAAGGCTCACCCAACACCACTGGGGCCTGCCCCAAAGGATCCAACAGTCTTCAGGACTGATGCAGCCTCAGGGAAAATCACCAGGGGCATGCCTTACAAAGGACAACCACAGACCCTCATGGGCTGCTGTGTTTACAGGTCAAGGCAGCAAGGATGTTAAGAAAATGGGATTCAGGCACCCAGAAAGCACTCATGCGGAGGGCTCAGAGAAGTTCCAGCTAGGAAAGAACCTGGGGAAGGGGCCGTGGCAAAATCTGAGAAGATTTCCAATAAATAATCCACCCAGGGGACCAGAGagctcttcagtgaaggttctgAGGAAAGAACCtgagaaaaagtttaaaagtatCTTGAGGAGACACTTGGAAAATTACTTTCCAAAGCTCTCAGACCAGAAACATCGAGAAAATGCCTTTATAGATCATTTGGGCATGAAGTTGGGGCAGATCAGTGACGGTAATATCCCCATGAGAGTGCAACGCTCCAGGCTTGATGCCTACCCCAAATTTACCAAGTCTGACACGCACGTGGAAACCAGAAATCTAGCCTCCTCAAAGGGTTATAAACGTCATGTGAACACCTCCCAGGAGCTTCCCTTCCTCAATCCAGGCACACAACAGGCACTAGAAGCACATAGTAAAAGGTTTTGGGTGAAGCACAAGTGGGACATAGCCCTCAAGGCCCTTGAACCCATAAAACTCTTTAAACTGAGAAAGGACCAAGCCTCGCCCCTTCAGCAGTTTGTCTTTCCCACACCAGCCACCCATGAATCTTGTGCCAAGATAGCCAAGGTTGGCAAGCTTCTGGGAGAAAAATTCCAGATGTATCAGCAAGAGAAGGCGGTAACAACAAAGTCAGCCTCCATCCTAGAGCgtcctctccctgcccccttccctgTGATTGAGGAAGTCCAGAGGGTTCGGATACGTTCCCCACCTGAAGGTGACCATCGACTCTCAGAGGCTGCTCTGACTGAACAGGAGGGCAGGCAGTCTCCTCAGCCCCTCACCCCCGGCATCGTGAGCAGACCCAGACAGAGTGAGACTGTCCTGGAGACCCAGAGAGGCAGCCTGGAGCCCACCTCAAGTCAAGTCATGGGAGAGAATGGGCCAAGGGAGGAGAGTGGGAGTAATAATACCCCAGGAGCCCCCAGCCCTGGTGAATCAGTATTGGAGATGGATGTAGAATCCCAATCTTCAAAGGTTATAGAGAGCAGCGAGGGGTCCCCTGCTCTTCAACCCCAGCATAGCGACATCTTGAGAGCCAGTGAGCAGGCAGACTCCCCAGTCATAAGGGCGGATCTGAGTGGTTTAGGGTCTCCTAAATGCTCCACAACCTCTACAGCATCTGCTTCCCAGACTCCAGAACAACCATGCCCTAAAGTGCAGGTTGTTAATGAGCTTGAGATCAAAACTCAGGTCAAACCAGAGAATGAGCCTCGAGATGTCCGCACTGATGTGCCTCTTGCCACAGGCATCTCGGTTTCTCCAGTGCCCCAGTGCCATCCCCGGAGCTTGACTAGTGGGAACAGACCAGCTCTCCACATGTCAGATAGCATCATGGTGAATACAAGGCGCAGCCTGTGGCAGCAGGATCGCAGGGGCCCACGGTTCCAGGTCCTATTGAAGAGCCAGGGTGAGATGTCGGCTTCCACTGAGAGAGAGGACCGTAGGAGGCCCAAGTTGCAGGAGACTGATGAAGGGTTTGTAAGATTTGTGACCTCCCAAACCAGCAGGATAAGCCAACTTGCCCAAGTCAGAGGAGAAGTAGACACCATTGGAAGCAACTACCTCCATATCCTGCCAGAGAAAGGACAGGCTCCTCCAGAAAGCCACTTCAAAAGAGGAATGAGACGCTTAATTCAGTGGATACTCCCCAATAGAAAACGCAAAAGGCAAGAAGGTAAGTCAACATCAGCCTCTGCCCGGAGCCGACGACAACGCAGATGCACCTTTACAGACAATGGGGCTGCTGAAGCTGAAGCACTGATGATGGCTGTTGGTGAGATGCTAGAGAAGAAAATGGCACGTTGTGCCTCGGAGTTAAGCCAGCACAAACAGAGAGCCCAGGCTCGGGCTGTTGAGTGTTCCTGCTACCTCTTACCCAAGGATCCCTTCTATCCAGAGCGAGTGATGTGTTTTCCATCCTGCAGTTACCACGCCATCCCTGAAGGCCAGAGTTCCCCTAACAGGGAAAGGCTGGTCTGTGAAAAACACTCCTCGAAAATTGTAAGATTCGATGATAATCACCAGGGTCTGAGGCAAATCCCACCTTCCCACCTCATGGGGCTTGCATCTCAAGGGGGTCCCCACTACCATTGTTCCTGGGTGCCGGGTGCCCCAGGCTGCCCTCACCACTGCCCACAGCACTGTCTCTGGGGAGGTATCCTTTCTGTTCCACCAGAAAGTGTTTCTTCAGGCTCTTCTAGTAGCAAAGCTTCTCTCTAAGAAAACATTCATTTCATGTAGAGAAAACTTAATGTTTCTCATGTTCTAACCATCCTCTGTGGGCTCAGCTTTACTTAACCAAGATATTTATTGATCCCCAATATATATGCTTTTTCTCATAAGAGAGTAAGTGGTGTCTGTCTGTGGTGCGCTGAGAGGTTGGGAAGGGGTCAACATCCTGAGTGCCTGCTTTGGCTTCTAGAAGGGACGGGGGCATGGAGGGAGGTTGACAATGGCGTTGCatgcccacccccatcccagcttCTTTCATTGAACTGGCTCGGATGCCCTAGTTTAAAGACCTTTGTTTATCTAATACtgttattacaaaaataattttaaaaagccactctGAAGACATGCAGGGCTTGTCAAGATGACAAACATCTATGAGGATACCACCCCAGGATCTGGCTCAAACTGTCCTTCCCCTGCCCTTCATTTCACCTTGAGCTCCATGCATCTGTAAGGGGGATGGGTTTACACAGGTATCCTAACCACCTCCTCCCCTGTACACAGACCTCCTACAGAGGTCTCCCACAGATATCCAAGCAGACAGCCCCCACAGGGACCCACACACAGACCTCCTGCAGGGTCTTCACATTTATCTTTAAGAAACAGAGCAGCCACCCATGGACAGGTTCTTCTAGCAAACGGGCAGCACAGGACTATTAGCAGCCATACACTCTACAGAAAGTACTCgtgtatttttcttcctttacaatattattcagaaaaaaatcactgattcCATACATGAGCCTGCAAAAACCTTTCCTTCTCCAGTTTTCATTAGCTTGAGGTCTGACCACAGTTTAGAGAATCACAGTCTTTGAATATGAGTAAAACGCTGCCAGCCTCTAATAAAGGAAATGCCTTATTTGTCCAATGTTAGTTAGCATCCAGTCAAATGATATCAATGTCACAATTTTAATTTTGCTGGGGCATGATCAAGTCCTACAACAAATGGAGTCCAGGAGTGAAATGAACCAGCAAAGATGCATCTCAATTTGCATTcgctccaggaggctgtgtggcTTGTACATGCTTGTGTCAGGTTTGTAgtgtgtatttcatttttaactgAAGCAAGCTACATTTTCAAATGTGAAGATTTTTCACAAATGAGACATATTTCCTGCAATATTTCTATTATATCCTTGGGGAAAATTGTACTTACTGCTTATTAATAATGTTTGTTTCCTAAAATGTCATAATATCCTCCAAATGACATTATACCTGTATTTCCAGGATATGACAAAGTCTTCATATATAGCTAACATAGGCTAACCTTATGGATTTAGAAGGAGTCATTCCttaaaaaattctaagaaatGCTCATTTTCCAAAACTCCAGCAGTTGGACTCCTGTTTTATATATTGCAGGGTTATAAAAAAACACACCTTacttaaaataattctaaaatattaaaaaatgtctCACTTACTCTTGAGATATACATCTGTCCCAATACAGTTGCTGGGTGGGGAAGTGACATTTTAACATCTGAACTGAAGAAAAGTGTACATTAACTCAATGTTTGTATTTTAATGATCAGCAAAGTTCTCATTATACAACTGACGCTGTCCAGAGGGCATGCTAAGATAAGACTCCATACTTCTCATTGTCCTTAAACAGCCTGTTTTCCTGGCCTGGTAAAATCTAGATTGCTAATCGATGTCAAGTTTGTGTGTCAGGTTAAGTCTCTCAGACCACGCATCAGATTGACAGTGTCAGGGGCCCTTCCTTAAGGAAAGCAATGAGAGCTGACACTAGAACAACAGAAGTTTATGCATTTTTGACTGTGTGTGCGCAtaatttttttggatttttttttttattagagaagctgtaggtttatagaaaaatcatacctaaaataaaggattcccacctaccaccctattattaacaccttgcattggagtggtacatttgttacaattgacgaaagcacatttttataattgtactattgactatagtccatggtttgatTAAGCGTTCACTGtttagtgcatttccatggatttaaaaaaattattctattaccttatatagaataaaatatattcggcccataaaatactttaaaaatgtgtaCCTATTAATTTTTAGTAGTTTGCCTCCCCCAGGGAGATTTCCTCAGCACGGTATTGAATCACAGAAATTCAGAAGGGAGCTGTGGATGCTCTCTAAGGTCCCATCAAAGTATTTTGATAATCAGAATAACTTATAGCTTCCCTGAGGACAAGATTCCAAGCTTTTCATGTTAACATCATCCCACAGCTGTGGAAATGACACTTCCTTCTTGGCAGTAAAAGCCCATATTCCAAAGCCACTCCCTTAAATAGGATGAAACTAAATTTCAGAAAGAGGTACACAATGATGCAACAGGGAAAAATAAGCGAGGATTTAGAAGATGCTAGTATCTTCCATTGGAAAACATGATTGCCTCATCTCATTCTGGTAACAAGAAAAGTGGTGACAGGGCTACTTGTTTCCAAGCATTCCTATCATTTAGCTGACTTTACCTTCATTGTAATGTTCAAGTTCCTTCCTCCTCTGAGCTTAATTGTTCCCTGTGGTTTTCAAATGTCTGCCATTTGTTGTCAATGCCCACTGCAACTCAAACAGCCATCTCTCAGCTCAGGTATGATTCTCAAACTTCAGGAGCAACACCACcagccttttccatttcttccataattttattctgataacaCTTTACATACCTatttacaatgaaaataaatagatTTTGTAGAGTGGAGTCCATGAAGTCAGATAAACTCACAATCTACCAGGTCTGAGTTGGGAAAGTTATCATGTATGGcctacatttatatattttacaaaattgcattacattattttataaaattttgtcaCTTTACTACTTTATAAAATTTGTAAATCTAGGGATTTAGGCTatgatttgttatttaaaaaatattactgttttCGCCAGTTTCCTTCCTTACATCAAAAATATGTTATGAAGTTAGCCATGAAGATACcaatatttctgtgttttttttccactttgtttatttttatagtaaaatCTCTATTATTGCAGAGCAAAGAAGAAAATTGGATCCTCGGAGACAAAAATTGGACTTAAGGACTTACTAGGCTAGAGCTTAGCATCGTAGATCTCTGAGtaatagtgatttttttaaaagatgtttttcatGGATTGGTAAATAAGCCCTAAAAATTAGGAAAGTAAACAAATTGAGAATTAAAAGTCAAATCACAGAAATGAATGTTTGccccctgtgatggttgggttcatgtgtcaacttggctaggtggcctagctgtctggtcaagcgggcactggcctgacgattcctgtgaggctatttgaggctggttggtttgtcggatcatcagtcaattgactgcagctgactgatgattcatcaaggggcgtgcttccacagtgagagaatgcaattggctggatttggtccgggtgatcagttggaggcttataagccggacggttagagaaccttcacttcttcttcagctgctcaatgaagcttttcctggggagctcgtcgaagttgccagttcgtttcctgaggagttcgtcaaagttgtcggttcgtttcctgagttcttcaaagttgccggttcgtttcctgaggagttcgtcaaagttgtcggttcgtttcccgaggagttcgtcggacgtcttccttggagttgacagcttgttgacggctctgcagaatttggactcgtgcgctcccgcagttgcgtgagtcacttttacaatttgataataagagacatctctcattgattctgtttccaaggagaaccctaactaatacaccccctAAAAGTGGCCTACTTTTGTTTTCTAGTGAACTTAGTCTGTAGCAGTGGTTAGACCAGAAGTCACAGTGACAGTAAAGAACAAAGTGATGACAGCTAGTGGCTACTCTTTCCCACTGAGGAGCAAAGCCCCTGCTGGCTTGGTGAGGCTCAGAGGTTGCTCCTCATAGCTTTGACCCATCTCACTGAATGATGGGATTTAAGACCCCCTCATCCAATCTGAAGGGCCTTTGAAAGGAAACTCTTATATCTTAACCCCCCAATATAACCAACTTTTTTGACATCGTTCTCATGATAACGAAAGTCTCATCTGAAAATGGCTTCAAAGTAGAATCATATTATGAAAGCAGTAAGATTTGTCTATAACTAATGCCACTTGCACACTCTCTAGAATCCAAAAATATGTTCATCCATTCTCTTTACTCTGCTGTAGACCCTCCATCTTAGAATGTTCTCTCTGTTGACAGGCCACACTACTCCAGCAATGCCGGGTCACAATTCTGTGGAGTGGTCT
Proteins encoded:
- the LOC119545127 gene encoding spermatogenesis-associated protein 31A1-like → MYMAELHFTSWLINSILALLCGVGLYFLLLPHLQSIPSLPPPEKYRYIKKALLSPFCSWLQLVPPISCSHLGQLPDKGNFHQLLCQDPSAEVCKKHLLKPICHTISHPVYARFLFPHHISLFHLPLTAFSAPPWPDSTLTFSQCDLMALPLSTSPDDNSWLASSDPATSDLDHSRHPILTLSWWQTAAKALLFPNSKQCESPKQQLSQHPQEASFWGGPMEASGPYFFSPDVEKPLEIQVTKRVEFKIWEENEKDGSFLKPMSPDYQLNSLENMMKSLGDQQDITVPQPFWNSKDKPEQLLSPQQLSYHTVWQDSLKQKYNQLFWGLPSLHSESLVATAWVSGSSAPLQCTSFLFNRISNSCPVQMQTKLPSLLPQHQSRSEPHSQHLIPNMPQPQPAFLSQRHSQFSSVAHVQTRAHLQSSLPVLPPSSTTQIRASGESCSISQNETQSVIATESQHLKCPMLQKQVGSGCSVSSLAEKSQETFSSLTCNISQDSCTSWAKSSISTISEHVPFSPSLQKELEQHLQQRLTQHHWGLPQRIQQSSGLMQPQGKSPGACLTKDNHRPSWAAVFTGQGSKDVKKMGFRHPESTHAEGSEKFQLGKNLGKGPWQNLRRFPINNPPRGPESSSVKVLRKEPEKKFKSILRRHLENYFPKLSDQKHRENAFIDHLGMKLGQISDGNIPMRVQRSRLDAYPKFTKSDTHVETRNLASSKGYKRHVNTSQELPFLNPGTQQALEAHSKRFWVKHKWDIALKALEPIKLFKLRKDQASPLQQFVFPTPATHESCAKIAKVGKLLGEKFQMYQQEKAVTTKSASILERPLPAPFPVIEEVQRVRIRSPPEGDHRLSEAALTEQEGRQSPQPLTPGIVSRPRQSETVLETQRGSLEPTSSQVMGENGPREESGSNNTPGAPSPGESVLEMDVESQSSKVIESSEGSPALQPQHSDILRASEQADSPVIRADLSGLGSPKCSTTSTASASQTPEQPCPKVQVVNELEIKTQVKPENEPRDVRTDVPLATGISVSPVPQCHPRSLTSGNRPALHMSDSIMVNTRRSLWQQDRRGPRFQVLLKSQGEMSASTEREDRRRPKLQETDEGFVRFVTSQTSRISQLAQVRGEVDTIGSNYLHILPEKGQAPPESHFKRGMRRLIQWILPNRKRKRQEGKSTSASARSRRQRRCTFTDNGAAEAEALMMAVGEMLEKKMARCASELSQHKQRAQARAVECSCYLLPKDPFYPERVMCFPSCSYHAIPEGQSSPNRERLVCEKHSSKIVRFDDNHQGLRQIPPSHLMGLASQGGPHYHCSWVPGAPGCPHHCPQHCLWGGILSVPPESVSSGSSSSKASL